The Laspinema palackyanum D2c sequence CAGGTTGCCCCCATCCTCGATGCTTATCTCCAGCACCGGGGTGTTCCGATTATCCAAGGTCACCGCTTCCGGACTTACAAGCGGGGTAAGTACCTTGTCTTGGAATATCGAGATGGCTCGGACACTCTGCTCTTATGCCGACCGACTGGTAACGGGTCCTGGGAGACTCCCCAACAGTTTCCGGTCAAGATCAACCGCGAGGACGCCAAATATATTGTTGAACAGTCCATCCCGCTGATGCAGCAAGATATCAGGCAACGTCAACAACGTTCTCAGAATAAGAAGCGCTCTCGTTCTAACCAACTGGATCTCTCGGATTGAGGCGCTCGCGGCATAGTGTTCTGATACCCTGCCCAGTCTCCTTGAGGCGATCTCACCGAGAGCATCAAAACCCAGCCACCGGGTTACCGAGTACCTGGTCTAGTTTTGGTCTACAGTGTTGTCTACTAACAGGCCAGGTAATTGTAAGCGCCCACCTCAACTCCAAAGGATGATCCGGGTCTATCCCTCGTCTACAATTTTGTCTACTGGAGGGAGCCAGCCTGGGTCTATTTCCCGTCTATAACCTTGTCTACTTCATGGCCGTTCCCCGCCTAATTTTTCGTCTATAACCTTGTCTAGTTAAGGGAGTCAATCCAAGTCTAGCCTCTGTCTATCCCCTGCCTAGACTACTATGGGTCACAGGGGTCAATACGGGTCTAACTGCCGTCTACAATCCTGTCTAATTTAGGGAGCCAACAAAAGTCTAGTTTTCATCTATAGCTTTGTCTACAAAATCTCTAACCCTTCGACTCAACGGGATAGTAGCGCTCTTTTTGATAGCTCCAGGCGATCGCTTCCGGGTCCTGTTGGCTGGTCCATTTGGCAAAGGCGTTCGTGCCTTTTTTCTTGCGGTTGGTGGTGATGCTCGATGGGCTGACCGACAGCCTTGAGGCCAACTCCCGGCCACTGAGTCCTTGAGTAGTGAAGTCCAACGATTGGTCTACTCCGAGCTCAGATTCTGGGGACCGGCTGCGATCTCGAACGGTTGCTTTCTCTAACCCCAACTCTCCCGAGGTTGCCAATTCCTCCCCATCAACCGAGTCTCCCGCCGCCTCTACTCCAAGCTCAGATTCTGGGGAAGCGTGGCGATCGCCCCCGGCTACTTCCTCTAACCCCAACTCTCCCGAGGTTGCCTGAACCTCGCCCTCAACCGCATCATCCCCGGAGTCTCCCGCAGCCTCTACTCCATCCTCAGATTCTGGGGAGCCGTTGCGATCGCCCCCGGTTACTTCCGCTAACCCCGAGTCTCCCGAGGTTGCCAATTCCTCCCCATTAACCGCATCATCAAGCGCATCATCACCCGAGTCTACCGGCGCGTCTACTGGTGCGTCTACACCCACCCGGGCAACCTCATCTACCGGCGCATCAACCAAGTCTACTGGCGAGTCTACTGGTAGGTCTACATCCACCGGGGCAACCGAGTCTACCTCCCCGTCTCCCCCGTCTAGCGGTGCGTCTACATTTTTATCTACATTACGAGAAGACAGCCTGATTTCCAATGCTTTCAACCGTTCCTCTAGGGTGCGAGTCACCGAATGTATCGCCTGAGCAACCGCAGCGTCTACAAGGGATTGAAGGGAGGCCGTCGTCTGAGGGGATGGCGGTTCTATTCCCAGGTACGCCTCAATCGCTTGGACGATAAATTCGCTGCGACTCCTATCCTGCCGGGCCTGATCAATCTGGGCCAACAGTTGGGGAGTGGTCCGGACATTCACCTGGGCGCGTCCCGATTTGGATGATTTCGCCTCGGCTTTTTTGGAGGGTCGGCTCATGTTTTTTCCTCTATCTTGAAAAGTCTACACTGAATCTATCATCAGTCTACAGTGAATCTATAACCCGTCTACAATCAATTGATAATTAGTCTACAGTGAATCTACCCTCAGTCTATAATCAGTCTACAACCAATCCGGCATCACTCCCCTAGAATTTTTCACTCCACTCTACTCCTCCGGCTGTAACCTTTGATTTAGTTGGGGATTGAGGCGTCACCTCCCCTTCAAGTGTAGACAAACAAGTAGACTACTATTCAATCCTGTAGACGTTCGTTTTCTTCTTCCAACTCGGTGAGCCGTAACCGGAGTTCCGCCAGCGCCACCCCGATTTTCTCCTCCACAGAATTGATGCGGTGGTTGAGCCGATTAGCCTCGGTTAAATCCAAATCCTCATCGCAAAGGGGTAATCCCTTGACGAGGCACTGGCGGATGAAAATGGAAATTTGCTCCGTGGCGGTGGTCCCCTCATTCTGGCAAAGGGCCACAAAAGGTTGCCATTCTTCTGGATCCATCCGAAGTGAAATCGGTTTGCGGTTCATAGCTTGTCGTTCCCCACGTCTATACGGTTAGCATACAACGCCAATACACTGTTGCCAATACAAACGTATGACAAAAAGGGGGATTGCCGATACAGGGCCTTGGATGACTAGGGTCCTTTGAGGGGGCGTCTACTTGATTTAGGGTAGACTGGTGTAAATAAGGGAACACTTGTTTACACTCAAGCCCCCCTAACCGTTAACAAGGACCCACTACGCGAGGGAATCAACATGGCCCCTAAAGGTTTTGATAACAGCACTGTCATTTATATTCGGGTATCCACGGATGAGCAAGCTAAAGAAGGGGTCTCTATCCCGGCACAGGTAGAAAAACTGGAGGCCTATTGTAAACAAGCGGGACTCCGAATTGTTCAGGTCGTTATTGATGATGGGGTCAGCGCAGGGAAATTCCTCTCAACTCGTCCCGGTGGGAGCCAGTTGGTTGAGTTGGTCCGGTCGCGCCAGGTCAAAAATATTGTGGCGGTGAAACTTGACCGACTGTTCCGGAGTGCCGCCGATGCCCTCACCAGCGTTGACAATTGG is a genomic window containing:
- a CDS encoding ribbon-helix-helix domain-containing protein, with the translated sequence MSRPSKKAEAKSSKSGRAQVNVRTTPQLLAQIDQARQDRSRSEFIVQAIEAYLGIEPPSPQTTASLQSLVDAAVAQAIHSVTRTLEERLKALEIRLSSRNVDKNVDAPLDGGDGEVDSVAPVDVDLPVDSPVDLVDAPVDEVARVGVDAPVDAPVDSGDDALDDAVNGEELATSGDSGLAEVTGGDRNGSPESEDGVEAAGDSGDDAVEGEVQATSGELGLEEVAGGDRHASPESELGVEAAGDSVDGEELATSGELGLEKATVRDRSRSPESELGVDQSLDFTTQGLSGRELASRLSVSPSSITTNRKKKGTNAFAKWTSQQDPEAIAWSYQKERYYPVESKG